AGCCGGTGTTGGCATCGGCACCGTTTCGCGCGTGCTGAACAACAGCTCGCAGATTGCGCCGGCAACACGCGACAAAGTGCTCAAAGCGATCAGCGAGTTGAATTACCAGCCGCAAGCCATGGCGCGCAACCTGGCGCGGCGGCGCACGCACACCATCGGCGCGATTGTGCCCTTTTTTACCGGCTACTTTTATGTTGAACTGCTGCGCAGCATTCAAGCCGCCATTTCCCGCCACAAATACGATCTTATCCTCTACGGCGTCGACGATCTCCAAAAAAAAGAGCATTACTTCCGGCATGTTTTGCAGCAGCGCCGTGTGGACGGTGTGTTGCTGATTTCGATGCGGCTCTCCGACGTTTTCTCGGCAGAATATCTTCGCCGCAAATTGCCGCTCGTTCTGGTAGACGCCTATCATCCCAATCA
The nucleotide sequence above comes from Cytophagia bacterium CHB2. Encoded proteins:
- a CDS encoding LacI family transcriptional regulator, encoding MHVTIYEVAARAGVGIGTVSRVLNNSSQIAPATRDKVLKAISELNYQPQAMARNLARRRTHTIGAIVPFFTGYFYVELLRSIQAAISRHKYDLILYGVDDLQKKEHYFRHVLQQRRVDGVLLISMRLSDVFSAEYLRRKLPLVLVDAYHPN